In Halorubrum sp. PV6, a single window of DNA contains:
- a CDS encoding dolichyl-phosphate hexose transferase encodes MGTYNEEAAIGTVLDDIERVTDGRAEVVCVDGSSDDTPEIAREHGATVIEQEPQGYGVAVKEAIETPDRPVVVTTDCDDTYPMDALPAFLDEINDGADVVSGDRLYHGAAAMPAFNRFGNQSFAAVASLLMGERVHDTTTGMRAYRREVIQDISWTENTGLSAELLIRPLMRGYDVRERPIEYAERLGETKLDPIEGGAAIAKSIVTVCLEERLRRF; translated from the coding sequence ATGGGGACCTACAACGAGGAGGCGGCTATCGGCACCGTCCTCGACGACATCGAGCGCGTCACGGACGGCCGCGCCGAGGTCGTCTGCGTCGACGGCTCCTCGGACGACACGCCCGAGATCGCCCGCGAGCACGGCGCGACGGTGATCGAACAGGAGCCCCAGGGGTACGGCGTCGCGGTCAAAGAAGCGATCGAGACCCCCGACCGCCCGGTCGTCGTCACCACCGACTGCGACGACACCTACCCGATGGACGCGCTGCCGGCGTTTCTCGACGAGATCAACGACGGCGCGGACGTGGTCAGCGGCGACCGGCTCTACCACGGCGCGGCGGCGATGCCGGCGTTCAACCGCTTCGGGAACCAGTCGTTCGCGGCGGTCGCGTCGCTGCTCATGGGCGAGCGCGTCCACGACACCACGACCGGCATGCGCGCGTACCGGCGCGAGGTCATCCAGGACATCAGTTGGACCGAGAACACCGGCCTCTCCGCCGAACTGCTGATCCGACCGCTGATGCGCGGCTACGACGTGCGCGAGCGACCGATCGAGTACGCCGAGCGACTCGGCGAGACGAAGCTCGACCCGATAGAGGGCGGCGCCGCCATCGCGAAGTCGATCGTCACCGTCTGTCTCGAAGAGCGCCTCCGGCGGTTCTAA
- a CDS encoding GMC family oxidoreductase, translated as MSGGPIDRTPVSDADVCVVGAGPAGALVADRLAADRDVVVLDAGPRFDPADRLARQERAIRPSYGRPDVWDVGGERDAHANSGERVYPLNHARVKGIGGSTLHWQGMVMRLHEADFNSETERGVGEDWPIEYADLRPYYAAAERELGVAGASDNPYAPPREEPHPMPAFEPSYSDSLFAEACEELEIDMHSVPNARNSEAYDGRSACVGYGTCQPVCPAGAKYDATVHVERAETAGATVIDRAPVQRLEHAGDRVTAAVYATPDGETHRQTADAFVVACGGVETPRLLLLSASDAYPDGLANSSGTVGKFFMDHLFAGAGGTLDEPTRQNHVGFYTSACDQFYDEADESLAPFKLEFFNYAGPSPVEQALTGEDWGDALLDRLRDGYGTHIAMGGLVEQLPRSDSYVTLDPDRTDDHGNPVPEIHWSVDDRALRTVERATEIQREILETLGADVEWVAGPDATGPAYHHMGTTRMSADPDDGVVDADCRTHDLDNCWIASSSVFPTGGAMNPTLTIAALALRVADDLDDWLAAA; from the coding sequence ATGAGCGGAGGTCCGATCGACCGAACCCCGGTTTCGGACGCCGACGTCTGCGTGGTGGGCGCGGGACCGGCGGGCGCGCTCGTCGCGGACCGACTGGCCGCCGACCGCGACGTGGTCGTGCTCGACGCCGGGCCGCGGTTCGACCCCGCGGACCGACTCGCGCGACAGGAGCGGGCGATCCGGCCGAGCTACGGACGGCCCGACGTGTGGGACGTCGGCGGCGAGCGCGACGCGCACGCCAACTCGGGCGAGCGCGTCTACCCGCTGAACCACGCCCGCGTGAAGGGTATCGGCGGGTCGACGCTCCACTGGCAGGGGATGGTGATGCGGCTCCACGAGGCCGATTTCAACTCCGAGACAGAGCGCGGCGTCGGCGAGGACTGGCCGATCGAGTACGCCGACCTCCGCCCGTACTACGCGGCGGCCGAGCGCGAACTCGGCGTCGCGGGCGCGTCTGATAACCCCTACGCGCCGCCCCGCGAGGAGCCGCACCCCATGCCGGCGTTCGAGCCCTCCTACAGCGACTCGCTGTTCGCCGAGGCCTGCGAAGAGCTCGAAATCGACATGCACTCCGTGCCGAACGCGCGGAACTCGGAGGCGTACGACGGTCGGTCCGCCTGCGTCGGCTACGGCACCTGCCAGCCCGTCTGCCCGGCAGGCGCAAAGTACGACGCGACGGTCCACGTCGAGCGCGCGGAGACGGCCGGCGCGACGGTGATCGACCGCGCACCGGTCCAGCGACTCGAACACGCGGGCGACCGCGTCACGGCCGCGGTGTACGCGACGCCCGACGGCGAGACGCACCGACAGACGGCCGACGCCTTCGTCGTCGCCTGCGGCGGGGTGGAGACGCCCCGGCTCCTGCTGCTCTCGGCGTCCGACGCGTACCCGGACGGGCTCGCCAACTCCAGCGGGACGGTCGGGAAGTTCTTCATGGACCACCTGTTCGCGGGCGCCGGCGGCACCCTCGACGAGCCGACCCGACAGAACCACGTCGGCTTTTACACCAGCGCGTGCGACCAGTTTTACGACGAGGCGGACGAGTCGCTCGCGCCCTTTAAGTTGGAGTTTTTCAACTACGCCGGCCCCTCGCCCGTCGAGCAGGCGCTCACGGGCGAAGACTGGGGCGACGCGCTCCTCGACCGGCTCCGCGACGGCTACGGGACCCACATCGCGATGGGCGGGCTGGTCGAACAGCTCCCGCGGTCGGACAGCTACGTGACGCTCGATCCGGACCGCACCGACGACCACGGTAACCCCGTCCCCGAGATCCACTGGAGCGTCGACGACCGCGCGCTCCGGACCGTCGAGCGCGCGACGGAGATCCAACGCGAGATACTGGAGACGCTCGGCGCGGACGTCGAGTGGGTCGCCGGCCCGGACGCGACCGGCCCGGCGTACCACCACATGGGAACGACGCGGATGAGCGCGGACCCCGACGACGGCGTCGTCGACGCCGACTGCCGCACCCACGACCTGGACAACTGCTGGATCGCCTCCAGCAGCGTCTTCCCGACGGGCGGCGCGATGAACCCCACGCTGACTATCGCCGCGCTCGCGTTGCGCGTCGCCGACGACCTCGACGACTGGCTGGCCGCCGCGTAA
- a CDS encoding gluconate 2-dehydrogenase subunit 3 family protein, with amino-acid sequence MELTRRDAVAALGALGAAGGAALATAKAGDSRAEGPDLADETTTRASMAAVAAVLYPTAVDGVDSFVDEFLDGRLDGSAHAEGLRAAVAELDEAARAWHGAPVADLSEADRDRLLREIGADVADEDPEGTTAERVRYYVVNELLLALYASPTGGELVGIENPQGHPGGAQSYQRGPR; translated from the coding sequence ATGGAACTGACGCGGCGCGACGCGGTGGCCGCGCTGGGCGCCCTCGGGGCGGCGGGAGGCGCCGCGCTGGCCACCGCGAAGGCGGGCGACTCCCGAGCCGAGGGTCCCGACCTCGCCGACGAGACGACCACCCGCGCGTCGATGGCCGCCGTCGCGGCGGTCCTCTACCCGACGGCCGTCGACGGCGTGGACTCGTTCGTCGACGAGTTCCTCGACGGGCGGCTCGACGGGTCGGCACACGCCGAGGGGCTCCGGGCGGCCGTCGCCGAACTCGACGAGGCGGCGCGCGCGTGGCACGGGGCGCCCGTCGCCGACCTCTCCGAGGCCGACCGAGACAGGCTCCTCCGCGAGATCGGCGCCGACGTGGCCGACGAGGACCCGGAGGGAACGACCGCAGAGCGGGTCCGGTACTACGTCGTCAACGAGTTGCTGCTCGCGCTGTACGCCTCGCCGACGGGCGGCGAGTTGGTCGGCATCGAGAACCCGCAGGGTCACCCCGGCGGGGCCCAGAGCTATCAGCGAGGGCCGCGATGA
- a CDS encoding iron ABC transporter permease yields the protein MSWTRRIRDAMTDGDGRLPVGLTLLSAAIAATLVLPLAWLVIRAVTVERSRAVELLFSVQTADVLVNSLLLMGGVTGFSILLGVPLAYLTARTDLPFRRFWSIAVALPLVVPSYVGAFSFVSAFGPRGEFRDLLVPLGVERLPEIYGLPGTILVITLYTYPYVYLTTRASLLTLDTTLIEAARTLNHGRLEAFRRVTLPVIRPSIAAGSLLAALYAVSDFGTPTIMRLPVFTRQIYVEYNSFGSDYAALLSLQLLAVVLVVLALEWFVRSDRTAHGDDAGRTDRLVSLGRWRWPATLFPASVAAVALLVPLWILFLWFLRTDAGRRPSLAFEWVQALNSVSVAAAAALVAAIAAIPIAYFAATHDSPLSTLFERVTYVGFAVPGIVLALALVYFGSGYLPWLYQTLPLLVFAYVIRFLPQVVGSSRTAILGVDPRLVEASRALGESSLGSFRRVTFPLVRSGIVAGAALVFLTTMKELPVTLILRPTGFETIVSQIWRAQESGLYQYAVVPTLLLLLISGLSMIVMLAQEGGEDGL from the coding sequence ATGAGCTGGACACGCCGGATCCGCGACGCCATGACAGACGGCGACGGTCGACTACCGGTGGGTCTCACCCTCCTCTCGGCCGCCATCGCCGCGACGCTCGTGCTCCCGCTGGCGTGGCTGGTTATCCGCGCCGTCACGGTGGAGCGCTCGCGAGCCGTCGAGCTGCTCTTCAGCGTCCAAACCGCCGACGTGCTCGTGAACAGCCTCCTGCTCATGGGCGGGGTCACCGGCTTTTCGATCCTGCTCGGCGTCCCGCTCGCGTACCTGACAGCGCGGACCGACCTCCCCTTCCGACGGTTCTGGTCGATCGCGGTCGCGCTCCCGCTCGTCGTACCGAGCTACGTCGGCGCGTTCTCGTTCGTCTCCGCGTTCGGTCCGCGCGGCGAGTTCCGCGACCTGCTCGTGCCCCTCGGCGTCGAGCGGCTCCCCGAGATCTACGGGCTTCCGGGGACGATCCTCGTCATCACGCTGTACACCTACCCGTACGTCTACCTCACGACCCGCGCGTCCCTCCTCACGCTCGACACGACGCTGATCGAGGCGGCGCGCACGCTGAACCACGGGCGGCTGGAGGCGTTCCGCCGGGTGACGCTCCCCGTCATCCGCCCGTCGATCGCCGCCGGGTCGCTCCTCGCGGCGCTGTACGCCGTCTCCGACTTCGGGACGCCGACGATCATGCGGCTCCCCGTGTTCACCCGCCAGATATACGTCGAGTACAACTCCTTCGGGAGCGACTACGCCGCGCTGCTCTCCCTGCAACTCCTCGCCGTCGTCCTCGTCGTCCTCGCCTTGGAGTGGTTCGTTCGCTCCGATCGCACGGCTCACGGCGACGACGCCGGCCGCACCGACCGGCTCGTCAGCCTGGGGCGGTGGCGCTGGCCGGCGACGCTGTTTCCCGCGTCGGTGGCCGCCGTCGCGCTCCTCGTCCCGCTCTGGATCCTCTTTCTGTGGTTCCTCCGAACCGACGCCGGGCGTCGCCCCTCGCTGGCGTTCGAGTGGGTTCAGGCGCTCAACTCGGTGTCCGTCGCCGCGGCGGCCGCCCTCGTCGCCGCGATCGCGGCCATCCCCATCGCGTACTTCGCCGCCACCCACGACTCGCCGCTGTCGACGCTGTTCGAGCGGGTGACGTACGTCGGCTTCGCGGTCCCCGGAATCGTGTTGGCGCTCGCCTTAGTCTACTTCGGGTCGGGGTACCTCCCGTGGCTCTACCAGACGCTCCCACTGTTGGTGTTCGCGTACGTCATCCGCTTTCTCCCGCAGGTCGTCGGGTCGAGTCGGACCGCGATCCTCGGTGTCGACCCCCGGCTCGTCGAGGCGAGCCGCGCGCTCGGCGAGTCCTCTCTCGGCTCGTTCCGCCGAGTGACGTTCCCGCTCGTCCGGTCCGGCATCGTCGCCGGCGCCGCGCTCGTGTTCCTCACGACGATGAAGGAGCTGCCGGTCACGCTCATCCTCCGGCCCACCGGCTTCGAGACCATCGTCTCGCAGATCTGGCGGGCACAGGAGTCCGGGCTCTACCAGTACGCCGTCGTCCCGACCCTCCTGCTTTTGCTCATCTCCGGGCTCTCGATGATCGTGATGCTCGCTCAGGAGGGCGGGGAAGACGGGCTCTGA
- the argS gene encoding arginine--tRNA ligase translates to MFRQFRSEVADALGDALDALDLPTDDLGIERPPDDMDATLASSIAFRLAGVVGDAPPNVAATVADAVDIEGADYVAAVDTAGPYINFHAGEQYLVDTLDAAAADAAYGSLPDRDTSVVVEHTSANPTGPVHVGRARNPIVGDAVANLLDYAGYDVDRHYYVNDAGRQMAVFTWAYERFDEADLDEEPARDRAEYDLVRYYRKGNAYLNEADEDAVEAAEAEIAEILQGLEAGDEATFERVGEVVDAVLGGMKACLARLPAEFDEFVKETRFMRDGSTDEVAARLKETDHAVYEEDAWQLALDDWGIEKNLVFLRSDDTSLYTTRDLAHHEWKFENYDRAVTVLGEDHKLQADQLDAALELLGNDTDQLDHLIFSYVNLPEGKMSTREGTGVMLDDLIDEAVDRAREAVETRMDDRIRDDDLSEADVERIASQVGIGAVRYDIVSKQPAKAITFKWDDALDFEGQSAPFVQYVHARCCGILQEAAAAGVEVPGVTGERVDADALAVDATVFETDAARELLREVARFPAVIESAATDLEPHTIATFTREFADAYNAFYRECPVVTAEDEDLRAARVALVAAAKHTMANALDVLGVEAPESM, encoded by the coding sequence ATGTTCCGGCAGTTCCGGTCGGAGGTGGCCGACGCGCTCGGCGACGCGCTCGACGCGTTGGATCTCCCGACCGACGACCTCGGTATCGAACGCCCGCCCGACGACATGGACGCGACGCTCGCCTCCAGCATCGCCTTCCGACTCGCGGGCGTGGTCGGCGACGCGCCGCCGAACGTGGCGGCGACCGTCGCCGACGCGGTCGACATCGAGGGCGCCGACTACGTCGCCGCGGTCGACACCGCCGGCCCCTACATCAACTTCCACGCCGGCGAGCAGTACCTCGTCGACACGCTCGACGCGGCCGCCGCAGACGCGGCGTACGGCTCGCTCCCCGACCGCGACACCTCGGTGGTCGTCGAACACACCAGCGCGAACCCGACCGGGCCGGTCCACGTCGGCCGCGCCCGCAACCCCATCGTCGGCGACGCGGTGGCGAACCTCCTCGACTACGCCGGCTACGACGTCGACCGCCACTACTACGTCAACGACGCGGGCCGGCAGATGGCCGTGTTCACCTGGGCGTACGAGCGGTTCGACGAAGCCGACCTCGACGAGGAGCCGGCCCGCGACCGCGCCGAGTACGACCTGGTCCGGTACTACCGCAAGGGGAACGCGTACTTAAATGAGGCCGACGAGGACGCGGTCGAGGCCGCCGAGGCGGAGATCGCCGAGATCCTCCAGGGGCTCGAAGCCGGCGACGAGGCGACCTTCGAGCGCGTCGGCGAGGTCGTCGACGCGGTTCTCGGCGGGATGAAGGCGTGTCTCGCGCGGCTCCCCGCGGAGTTCGACGAGTTCGTCAAGGAGACGCGGTTCATGCGCGACGGGTCGACCGACGAGGTGGCGGCGCGGCTCAAGGAGACCGATCACGCGGTTTACGAGGAGGACGCGTGGCAGCTCGCGCTCGACGACTGGGGGATCGAGAAGAATCTCGTCTTCCTTCGCTCGGACGACACCTCGCTGTACACGACCCGCGACCTGGCGCACCACGAGTGGAAGTTCGAAAACTACGACCGCGCCGTCACGGTCCTCGGCGAGGACCACAAACTGCAGGCCGACCAGCTCGACGCGGCGCTCGAACTGCTCGGCAACGACACCGACCAGCTTGACCACCTCATCTTCTCGTACGTGAACCTCCCCGAGGGGAAGATGTCCACGCGAGAGGGCACCGGCGTGATGCTCGACGACCTGATCGACGAGGCGGTCGACCGGGCCCGCGAGGCGGTCGAGACCCGGATGGACGACCGGATCCGCGACGACGACCTGTCCGAGGCCGACGTCGAACGCATCGCCTCGCAGGTCGGGATCGGGGCGGTCCGGTACGACATCGTCTCGAAACAGCCCGCGAAGGCGATCACGTTTAAATGGGACGACGCGCTCGACTTCGAGGGCCAGTCCGCCCCGTTCGTCCAGTACGTCCACGCGAGGTGTTGTGGCATCTTACAGGAGGCCGCCGCCGCGGGCGTCGAGGTGCCGGGCGTGACGGGCGAACGCGTCGACGCGGACGCGCTCGCCGTCGACGCTACGGTCTTCGAGACCGACGCGGCCCGCGAACTCCTTCGCGAGGTGGCGCGCTTCCCGGCCGTCATCGAGTCGGCGGCGACGGATCTCGAACCGCACACCATCGCGACGTTCACCCGCGAGTTCGCCGACGCGTACAACGCCTTCTACCGCGAGTGCCCGGTGGTCACGGCGGAAGACGAGGACCTGCGGGCCGCCCGCGTCGCGCTCGTCGCGGCCGCGAAACACACGATGGCGAACGCACTCGACGTGCTCGGGGTCGAAGCGCCCGAGTCGATGTAA
- the prf1 gene encoding peptide chain release factor aRF-1, with amino-acid sequence MSSDAQAASEDRRKYEFRKVIEELRDFEGSGTQLVTIYIPEDRQVSDVVAHVTQEHSEASNIKSKQTRTAVQDALTSIKDRLRYYDTYPPENGMVIFSGAIDAGGGQTDMVTRTLESPPQPVESFRYHCDSEFLTEPLEHMLEDTGLFGLIVLDRREANVGWLKGKRVEAVKSASSLVPGKQRKGGQSAQRFARLRLEAIDNFYQEVAGMADDLFVDKRHEIDGILVGGPSPTKDEFLDGDYLHHELQDKVLGKFDVAYTDESGLKDLVDNASEALADQEIVEDKRNMEEFFENLNTGEEATYGFDQTRRNLIMGSVDRLLISEDLRSDVVVYECPNGHEEYEVVDSRHSTPAHECSECGEDAEVDEREDVIEHLMAIAEQRGTDTKFISTDFEKGEQLLDAFGGIAGILRYSTGV; translated from the coding sequence ATGAGTAGCGACGCCCAAGCGGCGAGCGAGGACCGGCGGAAGTACGAGTTCCGCAAGGTCATCGAGGAGCTCCGAGACTTCGAGGGCTCCGGGACGCAGCTCGTCACCATCTACATCCCCGAGGATCGGCAGGTCTCCGACGTGGTCGCGCACGTCACCCAGGAACACAGCGAGGCGTCCAACATCAAGTCCAAGCAGACGCGGACGGCGGTTCAAGACGCGCTGACCTCGATCAAAGACCGGCTCCGCTACTACGACACCTACCCACCGGAAAACGGGATGGTGATCTTCTCCGGCGCCATCGACGCCGGCGGCGGCCAGACCGACATGGTCACCCGGACCCTCGAATCGCCGCCCCAGCCCGTCGAGTCGTTCCGGTACCACTGCGACTCGGAGTTCCTCACCGAGCCGCTAGAGCACATGCTCGAAGACACCGGCCTCTTCGGGCTCATCGTCTTAGACCGGCGTGAGGCCAACGTCGGCTGGCTGAAAGGCAAGCGCGTCGAGGCGGTCAAGTCCGCCTCCTCGCTCGTCCCCGGCAAACAGCGGAAGGGGGGACAGTCCGCCCAGCGGTTCGCCCGGCTCCGGCTCGAAGCGATCGACAACTTCTACCAGGAGGTCGCGGGGATGGCCGACGACCTGTTCGTCGACAAGCGCCACGAGATCGACGGCATCCTTGTCGGCGGCCCCTCGCCGACGAAAGACGAGTTCCTCGACGGCGACTACCTCCACCACGAACTGCAGGACAAGGTCCTCGGCAAGTTCGACGTGGCGTACACCGACGAGTCCGGCCTGAAAGACCTCGTCGACAATGCGAGCGAAGCGCTCGCCGACCAGGAGATCGTCGAGGACAAACGCAACATGGAGGAGTTCTTTGAGAACCTCAACACCGGCGAGGAGGCCACCTACGGGTTCGACCAGACCCGGCGCAACCTCATCATGGGGTCGGTCGACCGCCTGCTCATCTCCGAGGACCTCCGCTCCGACGTGGTCGTCTACGAGTGTCCGAACGGTCACGAGGAGTACGAGGTCGTCGACTCGCGACACTCGACGCCCGCACACGAGTGTTCCGAGTGCGGCGAAGACGCCGAAGTCGACGAGCGCGAAGACGTGATCGAACACCTGATGGCCATCGCCGAACAGCGCGGCACCGACACTAAGTTCATCTCCACAGACTTCGAAAAGGGCGAACAGCTCCTCGACGCGTTCGGCGGCATCGCGGGTATTCTGCGGTACTCGACGGGCGTCTAA
- a CDS encoding metal-dependent transcriptional regulator produces MNTADQYLKTIYVVQKQEDGPASTGSIADALDVSPASANEMIGKLEERDLAEHEKYKGVRLTDDGIVRARDALQTYCIIERFLANVLGVEEFREEAHELEAVIDDTVADRLDTIIDRQPECPDCFDPETDACACLDIATAPVESE; encoded by the coding sequence GTGAACACCGCAGACCAGTACCTCAAGACGATATACGTCGTACAGAAGCAGGAAGACGGTCCCGCGTCGACCGGGTCGATAGCCGACGCCTTGGACGTGAGTCCGGCGAGCGCAAACGAGATGATCGGCAAACTAGAGGAGCGCGACCTCGCCGAACACGAGAAGTACAAGGGAGTCCGGCTCACCGACGACGGCATCGTGCGCGCCCGCGACGCGCTGCAGACGTACTGTATCATCGAGCGCTTCCTCGCGAACGTCCTCGGCGTCGAGGAGTTCCGCGAGGAGGCACACGAACTCGAGGCGGTCATCGACGACACCGTCGCCGACCGGCTCGACACGATCATCGATCGACAGCCGGAGTGTCCGGACTGCTTCGACCCCGAAACCGACGCCTGTGCGTGTCTGGACATCGCGACAGCCCCCGTCGAATCGGAGTAG
- a CDS encoding ferritin-like domain-containing protein: protein MSVSQRIDSDDQLARLLQIGIVLEEVVEARSHHHYQSLDDELDDTIETLLADAAEESAEHRQRLESLIEGLGVDSVPFDEIESLVDARYGRTRPEDFDGVLYDQLCNEETAYKFYDDLIEALEESDAEFAIDRDELLTELRAIREDEADGVRDVTAVMEQR, encoded by the coding sequence GTGAGCGTGAGCCAACGGATCGACTCAGACGATCAGCTCGCCCGGCTGTTACAGATCGGGATCGTGTTAGAGGAGGTCGTCGAAGCGCGGTCGCACCACCACTACCAGAGCCTCGACGACGAACTCGACGACACGATAGAGACCCTGCTCGCCGACGCGGCCGAGGAGTCGGCCGAGCACCGCCAGCGATTGGAGTCGCTCATCGAGGGGCTCGGCGTCGACAGCGTCCCGTTCGACGAGATCGAATCGCTCGTGGACGCGCGATACGGGCGGACGCGCCCCGAGGACTTCGACGGCGTCCTCTACGATCAGCTGTGTAACGAGGAGACCGCCTACAAGTTCTACGACGACCTCATCGAGGCGCTCGAAGAATCGGACGCCGAGTTCGCGATCGACCGAGACGAGCTGCTCACGGAGTTACGGGCGATCCGCGAAGACGAGGCCGATGGGGTCAGAGACGTGACAGCGGTCATGGAGCAGCGATGA
- the sufD gene encoding Fe-S cluster assembly protein SufD — protein sequence MSTQAIESLSEDTVRRIADERDEPEWLLETRLNALSALETADLPDVIQTPGRRWTDLEALDFESLVDPLNQSDTTERSAGDDEVVVLPFTEAFDEYGDVIEANFGSVLDPEHNYFTALSVALFTTGTFVYVPEGVDVEDVTVRAEMNSRSLFSQTLVVAEESSSVTILESIESGEGSVDGDRYFSNLVEIAAGENASVQFGSLQNLDDETYTYSLKRAVTDAYSTVDWIESNFGSKLTRSDVETELNGDGSESQIVGTFFGTDDQHFDINARVWHQAEHTTADLVTRGVLDDVARSVYEGVQDVGNDAWNTSSYQRENTLMLSDDAEADASPKLIIHNHDTEASHSATVGQVDAEDLFYLESRTIDSRTARNMLVEGFFVPVLEEIAVDEFRDDVKELVFERLQ from the coding sequence ATGAGTACGCAAGCAATCGAGAGCCTCTCTGAGGACACGGTACGACGCATCGCCGACGAACGCGACGAGCCCGAGTGGCTCTTAGAGACCCGTCTGAACGCGCTTTCGGCGCTTGAGACGGCCGACCTCCCCGACGTTATCCAGACGCCGGGGCGCCGCTGGACGGACTTAGAGGCCCTCGACTTCGAGTCGCTGGTCGATCCGCTCAACCAGTCGGACACCACGGAGCGATCGGCCGGAGACGACGAGGTCGTCGTCCTCCCCTTCACCGAGGCGTTCGACGAGTACGGCGACGTCATCGAGGCGAACTTCGGGTCCGTACTCGACCCCGAACACAACTACTTCACCGCGCTGTCGGTCGCGCTCTTCACCACCGGCACCTTCGTCTACGTCCCCGAGGGCGTCGATGTCGAGGACGTGACGGTGCGCGCGGAGATGAACTCCCGCTCGCTTTTCAGCCAGACGCTCGTCGTCGCCGAGGAGTCGTCGTCGGTGACGATTCTCGAATCGATCGAGTCCGGTGAGGGTAGCGTCGACGGCGACCGGTACTTCTCGAACCTCGTCGAAATCGCCGCGGGCGAGAACGCGAGCGTGCAGTTCGGCTCGCTACAGAACCTCGACGACGAGACGTACACCTACTCGCTGAAACGCGCCGTAACCGACGCGTACTCGACGGTCGACTGGATCGAGAGCAACTTCGGTTCGAAGCTCACCCGCTCCGACGTCGAGACCGAACTGAACGGCGACGGCTCCGAGAGCCAGATCGTCGGGACGTTCTTCGGGACCGACGACCAGCACTTCGACATCAACGCCCGCGTCTGGCACCAGGCCGAGCACACGACGGCCGACCTGGTCACGCGCGGCGTGCTCGACGACGTGGCCCGCTCGGTCTACGAGGGCGTCCAAGACGTCGGCAACGACGCGTGGAACACCTCGAGCTACCAGCGCGAGAACACGCTGATGCTGTCGGACGACGCCGAGGCGGACGCGTCGCCGAAGCTGATCATCCACAACCACGACACCGAGGCGTCGCACTCGGCGACGGTCGGACAGGTCGACGCGGAGGACCTGTTCTACTTGGAGAGTCGGACGATCGACTCGCGCACGGCGCGGAACATGCTCGTCGAGGGCTTCTTCGTTCCCGTGTTAGAGGAGATCGCGGTCGACGAGTTCCGCGACGACGTCAAGGAACTCGTCTTCGAGCGACTGCAGTAG